In Remersonia thermophila strain ATCC 22073 chromosome 3, whole genome shotgun sequence, the following proteins share a genomic window:
- a CDS encoding mitochondrial 37S ribosomal protein uS17m, protein MAQKAAQAAKTAYRKFRELHGVVVSAGLMDKTVKVKVGGQKWNSVVKKFFDDPRTHLVHDPNNSLRLGDVVAIIPGWRVSKTKRHVVKNIISPGSGIPIEERPPIPSEEDRIAKRETDRAAKAERRKFRKVAEKAERKIGIAERVLRKARREFALRARLLGIEVELPEFEADGKQEEVKTSAKP, encoded by the exons ATGGCGCAGAAAGCGGCACAGGCAGCCAAGACGGCGTACAGGAAATTCCGGGAGCTCCACGGCGTGGTGGTGTCAGCGGGGCTGATGGACAAGACGGTGAAGGTGAAGGTGGGCGGGCAGAAGTGGAATTCGGTTGTTAAGAAG TTCTTCGACGACCCAAGAacccacctcgtccacgacCCCAACAActcgctccgcctcggcgacgtcgtggcCATCATCCCGGGCTGGCGCGTCTCCAAAACCAAGCGCCACGTCGTCAAGAACATCATCTCCCCGGGCTCGGGCATCCCCATCGAAGAGCGCCCGCCCATCCCGAGCGAGGAGGATCGCATCGCCAAGCGCGAGACGGACcgcgcggccaaggcggagcGCCGCAAGTTCAggaaggtggccgagaaggccgagaggAAGATTGGTATCGCGGAGCGGGTGctgaggaaggcgaggagggagttTGCGCTGCGCGCGAGGTTGTTGGGGATCGAGGTGGAGTTGCCAGAGTTTGAGGCGGATGGGAAGCAAGAGGAGGTAAAGACGTCGGCAAAGCCATGA